In a genomic window of [Empedobacter] haloabium:
- a CDS encoding ParB N-terminal domain-containing protein: protein MSDELSYCVAIKPLQFFRSSEHVNVADVHKLAATIADTGVWTTPIPVDRETGIIMDGNHRARAAALLRLRYVPCVLLSYDDARVSVTHWRTGEPFRVDRIYEPILGAGQVLPYKTTRHRFAPALPRTAIELAVLR from the coding sequence ATGTCCGATGAACTGTCGTATTGCGTCGCGATCAAGCCGCTCCAGTTCTTCCGCTCGTCCGAACACGTCAACGTGGCCGACGTGCACAAGCTGGCGGCAACCATTGCCGACACGGGCGTGTGGACCACGCCGATTCCGGTGGACAGGGAAACCGGCATCATCATGGACGGCAACCACCGTGCCCGCGCGGCGGCGCTGCTGCGGCTGCGCTATGTCCCCTGCGTGCTGCTGAGCTATGACGACGCCCGCGTCAGCGTCACGCACTGGCGCACGGGCGAGCCGTTCCGCGTCGACCGCATCTATGAGCCGATCCTCGGCGCCGGCCAGGTGCTGCCCTACAAGACGACGCGGCACCGCTTCGCCCCGGCGCTGCCGCGCACGGCCATCGAGCTGGCGGTGCTGCGCTAG